Proteins found in one Salvia splendens isolate huo1 chromosome 10, SspV2, whole genome shotgun sequence genomic segment:
- the LOC121750358 gene encoding replication protein A 70 kDa DNA-binding subunit A-like — MPVNLTANAIAAIDGGDVNAKPLVQVLDIKLIGSSQERYRFLLSDAVATQHAMLATQLNDRVKTGRVRRGSVIQLIEYIGSTVQKRKIIVILNMETIILDCDVIGNPRVLEIDSLPEKPLSSGPRPSINNNVAGAQNLSRISYNNVKTSSSINLGGSMQSFRPTVQPSYQPPPNYKNHGAIMRNEAPARIIPIAALNPYQGRWAIKARVTAKGDLRRYNNARGDGKVFSFDLLDSDGGEIRVTCFNAVVDRFYDTIEVGKVYVISKGSLKPAQKNFNHLKNEWEIFLETTSSVDLCPDEDTSIPRQQFSFRPISEIANAESNSILDIIGVVVTVNPSVPIMRKNGMETQRRILNLKDQSGLTVELTLWGDFCNREGQQLHDMVEAGIFPILAVKAGKVNDFSGKSIGTISATQLFINPDSAEADSLRNWFDRGGKDTASHSITKDAILGGMKNETRKCLTQIKDEGLGRSDKPDWIAVKATVSFIKTDSFCYTACPLMIGDRQCNKKVTKSGNSAWLCDRCNQEFEECDYRYLLQVQIQDYSGMTWVTAFQEAGEEILGCSAKELYVWKNEMQDDLKFLEVIQNCLFREFFFKLKIKEEIYGDEQKLKITVVKADKLNYSEESRFLFDSITKSHMATY; from the exons atgCCGGTGAATTTGACGGCCAACGCTATTGCGGCGATAGACGGCGGAGACGTCAACGCCAAGCCGCTGGTGCAGGTGTTAGACATCAAGCTCATCGGCTCCTCGCAGGAGCGCTATCGCTTTCTCCTCTCTGACGCTGTGGCTACTCAGCACGCTATGCTCGCCACACAGCTCAACGACCGAGTCAAAACCGGCCGAGTCCGCAGGGGATCCGTCATCCAGCTCATCGAGTACATCGGCAGCACTGTCCAGAAGCGCAA AATTATTGTGATCCTAAACATGGAAACCATCATTCTGGATTGCGATGTAATTGGTAACCCAAGGGTGTTGGAAATTGATTCACTGCCTGAAAAGCCATTATCATCTGGACCCCGACCATCAATAAACAATAATGTTGCCGGTGCTCAGAATTTGTCACGAATAAGCTACAATAATGTTAAAACTTCAAGCTCCATAAACCTAGGTGGTAGCATGCAGAGTTTCCGTCCTACTGTTCAGCCTTCATACCAGCCACCTCCAAATTATAAGAATCATGGAGCAATCATGAGAAATGAGGCACCTGCACGCATTATACCTATTGCTGCCTTGAATCCCTATCAAGGTAGATGGGCTATCAAGGCACGGGTGACAGCAAAAGGAGATCTCCGTCGTTACAACAATGCAAGAGGAGATGGAAAAGTATTCTCCTTTGATCTTCTTGATTCAGATGGAGGGGAAATTAGGGTGACATGCTTCAATGCTGTGGTGGACCGTTTTTATGATACTATCGAAGTTGGTAAAGTCTATGTGATATCCAAAGGCAGCTTGAAACCTGCCCAGAAGAATTTTAACCATCTAAAGAATGAGTGGGAGATATTTCTGGAGACAACATCATCAGTAGATCTTTGTCCAGATGAAGATACATCCATACCCAGGCAGCAGTTCTCATTTAGGCCTATCAGTGAAATTGCAAATGCTGAAAGCAATTCCATACTGGATATTATCGGTGTTGTTGTAACAGTGAACCCTTCGGTTCCCATCATGCGGAAGAATGGAATGGAAACGCAGAGGCGAATTCTGAACTTGAAGGATCAATCAGGGTTAACTGTTGAATTGACATTATGGGGAGATTTCTGCAACAGGGAAGGACAACAGCTGCATGATATGGTAGAAGCCGGAATTTTCCCCATTTTGGCTGTCAAAGCTGGAAAAGTTAACGATTTTAGTGGGAAGTCCATCGGTACCATATCTGCCACACAGCTATTCATAAATCCCGACTCTGCAGAGGCTGACAGCTTGAGAAACTGGTTTGATCGAGGGGGAAAAGACACTGCTTCTCATTCCATAACCAAAGACGCTATACTTGGTGGAATGAAGAACGAGACACGCAAGTGCTTGACACAGATAAAAGATGAAGGGCTGGGAAGATCAGACAAACCAGACTGGATTGCAGTTAAGGCAACTGTGTCCTTTATCAAAACAGACTCATTCTGTTACACAGCCTGCCCTTTGATGATCGGTGACAGGCAGTGCAACAAGAAAGTGACGAAGTCTGGGAACTCAGCGTGGCTATGCGACAGGTGCAATCAAGAATTCGAAGAGTGTGATTACAGATACCTTCTTCAGGTTCAGATTCAGGACTACAGCGGCATGACATGGGTGACCGCTTTCCAGGAAGCCGGTGAAGAGATCTTGGGGTGCTCGGCCAAGGAGTTGTACGTGTGGAAAAACGAAATGCAAGATGACCTCAAATTTCTTGAAGTCATTCAAAACTGCCTCTTCAGGGAGTTTTTCTTTAAGCTCAAAATAAAAGAGGAGATTTATGGCGACGAACAGAAGCTGAAGATCACTGTTGTCAAGGCAGACAAGTTGAACTACTCTGAAGAGAGTAGATTTCTGTTTGATAGCATCACAAAGAGCCATATGGCTACATATTAA
- the LOC121750359 gene encoding uncharacterized protein LOC121750359 yields the protein MASTSALSMALPLPRAGHTNAFLKGTALRPSKPAALVSNPASTLQVKASLQEKAAAGLTAAALTASMVVPDVAEAASSASPSLNNFLLSIAAGGVVLSAILGAVIGVSNFDPVKRG from the coding sequence ATGGCCTCAACTTCAGCTCTATCAATGGCGCTGCCGTTGCCCCGTGCCGGCCACACCAACGCCTTCCTCAAGGGCACCGCGCTCCGGCCATCCAAGCCAGCCGCCCTCGTGTCCAACCCCGCCTCAACACTCCAAGTCAAAGCTTCCTTGCAGGAGAAGGCCGCGGCTGGATTGACCGCCGCCGCATTGACCGCCTCCATGGTTGTCCCCGACGTCGCCGAGGCAGCCAGCAGCGCCTCGCCCTCTCTCAACAACTTCCTGCTCAGCATCGCCGCCGGTGGCGTCGTGCTCAGCGCCATTTTGGGAGCTGTGATAGGCGTCTCCAACTTCGACCCTGTCAAGCGGGGCTGA
- the LOC121751364 gene encoding mechanosensitive ion channel protein 10-like isoform X1, translating to MESEISLGGKGGNLDVVLEIHSPKPDDENSKDNGDSESDIQMKMNLFNTAAAAPAPAPAPAPSPDSKPPIAPDMRRRPITQSAYSKPKSRIAEPPFPSSLKPSPSPKPTPKTSAPITPRTPLMASMDDDDDDDDIDNNDDDDVYNTDVLKPQAARRGRKWKAVLILEWIAFVSITALLILSKTIRILDEEVEIWSLQLWKWCVLVLVIFCGHLFTEWATNLLVFLIERNFLLKKKVLYFLFALKKSVRIVVWLALILVAWVLLINRGARRTRRESDILNKITRGIVSTLVGAVMWMVKTTLVKIVASNFHVKTYFDRIQESIFHQYILQALSGSPVWDSASESYRSSGRLSFKKGVEQKGEQVINVDKLYKIKREKVSAWTMGGLMNVIRNSDLLTMSDILDESVEQGGGGTVMITTEVEARAAANAIFKRVAKQGHKFIEEDDILRYMPKEEVDNVFPLFEGAAESRRIKKSAFRNWVVKAHNERKCLAVSLKDAKTAIEELNKIASCIVLVVIVIVWILLMEIATTSILVFMSSQMLLVVFMFGNTAKTLFEAMIFVFVVHPFDVGDRCVIDGVQMVVDEMNILTTIFLKGNNEKLYYPNAILATKAISNYNRSPEMMGDAVEFAVDFSTSVESLASLRAKIKGYLESKPQQWSPHHSMQVKEIVDVNKMIIALYVTHTINFQNVGEAGNRRSDLVVELKKILEELGIKYRLLPQEVQISYVESGITAR from the exons atggaaagtgagataTCATTGGGTGGAAAGGGCGGAAATTTGGATGTCGTTTTGGAGATTCACTCTCCCAAACCAGACGACGAAAATTCCAAAGACAATGGCGATTCCGAATCCGATATTCAGATGAAAATGAACTTATTCAACACCGCCGCCGCAGCtccggctccggctccggctcCAGCTCCATCTCCAGACTCCAAGCCGCCGATTGCGCCGGACATGCGCCGGAGACCGATCACTCAATCGGCTTACTCGAAGCCGAAATCACGAATCGCCGAGCCGCCGTTCCCGAGCAGCTTGAAGCCTTCTCCTTCGCCAAAACCAACTCCAAAAACGTCCGCGCCAATCACGCCGCGGACGCCCCTTATGGCCTCGAtggacgatgatgatgatgatgatgacattGACAACAACGATGATGACGACGTGTACAACACGGACGTCCTCAAGCCCCAGGCCGCAAGGCGGGGCAGGAAGTGGAAGGCCGTGCTCATTCTAGAATGGATTGCATTCGTGAGCATCACAGCTCTGCTGATCCTGAGCAAGACGATAAGGATTCTCGACGAGGAGGTGGAGATATGGAGCCTGCAGCTCTGGAAATGGTGCGTGCTGGTGCTGGTGATATTCTGCGGCCACCTCTTCACCGAGTGGGCGACCAACCTCCTCGTCTTCCTCATCGAGCGGAACTTCCTGCTCAAGAAGAAGGTGCTCTACTTCCTCTTCGCCCTCAAGAAGAGCGTGCGCATTGTCGTCTGGCTTGCCCTCATCCTCGTGGCGTGGGTGCTCCTCATCAACCGGGGGGCCAGGCGGACGAGGAGGGAATCCGACATCCTGAACAAGATCACCAGAGGGATCGTGTCCACTCTGGTGGGCGCGGTCATGTGGATGGTTAAGACAACGTTGGTTAAGATAGTCGCTTCCAATTTTCATGTCAAGACCTATTTCGATAGGATTCAGGAGTCCATTTTCCACCAATACATACTTCAGGCTCTATCGGGGAGTCCTGTCTGGGATAGTGCGAGTGAGAGTTACAGGAGCAGCGGGCGGTTGAGTTTTAAGAAGGGAGTGGAGCAGAAAGGGGAGCAAGTGATTAATGTGGATAAGCTGTATAAGATTAAGAGGGAGAAGGTTTCTGCTTGGACTATGGGCGGGCTGATGAATGTGATCAGGAACTCGGACTTGCTTACCATGTCCGACATTCTTGATGAGAGTGTCGAGCAGGGGGGAGGAGGTACGGTGATGATCACGACCGAGGTTGAGGCCAGGGCGGCTGCGAATGCCATATTCAAGAGAGTGGCCAAGCAAGGACACAA ATTCATTGAAGAAGACGACATCCTTCGTTACATGCCTAAGGAGGAAGTTGATAACGTTTTCCCACTGTTCGAAGGGGCTGCAGAGTCGAGAAGGATCAAGAAATCGGCCTTTCGAAATTGGGTG GTGAAGGCTCATAATGAGAGAAAATGCCTAGCCGTGTCTCTGAAAGACGCGAAAACAGCAATAGAGGAGCTAAACAAGATCGCTTCATGCATTGTGCTGGTTGTGATTGTTATAGTCTGGATACTTCTGATGGAGATTGCCACCACCTCCATTCTAGTCTTCATGTCGTCTCAGATGTTGCTCGTAGTGTTCATGTTTGGGAACACAGCCAAAACATTGTTCGAAGCCATGATCTTCGTGTTTGTGGTGCACCCCTTTGATGTTGGTGATCGCTGTGTCATTGATGGCGTGCAG ATGGTTGTGGATGAAATGAATATCTTGACAACAATATTTCTCAAAGGCAACAATGAAAAGCTGTACTATCCTAATGCAATCTTGGCTACCAAAGCAATCAGCAACTATAACCGGAGCCCGGAGATGATGGGTGATGCAGTCGAGTTTGCTGTCGATTTCTCCACTTCGGTTGAGAGCTTAGCATCCTTGAGGGCTAAAATTAAAGG ATATTTGGAGAGTAAGCCTCAACAGTGGAGCCCACATCACAGTATGCAAGTGAAAGAGATTGTGGATGTGAACAAGATGATAATTGCTCTGTATGTAACTCATACAATAAATTTCCAGAATGTTGGAGAGGCGGGCAACCGGAGATCGGATCTTGTTGTCGAGCTTAAGAAGATTCTGGAGGAGCTCGGCATCAAATACCGTCTTCTGCCTCAGGAAGTGCAGATTAGCTATGTTGAATCAGGTATTACTGCAAGGTGA
- the LOC121751364 gene encoding mechanosensitive ion channel protein 10-like isoform X2 translates to MESEISLGGKGGNLDVVLEIHSPKPDDENSKDNGDSESDIQMKMNLFNTAAAAPAPAPAPAPSPDSKPPIAPDMRRRPITQSAYSKPKSRIAEPPFPSSLKPSPSPKPTPKTSAPITPRTPLMASMDDDDDDDDIDNNDDDDVYNTDVLKPQAARRGRKWKAVLILEWIAFVSITALLILSKTIRILDEEVEIWSLQLWKWCVLVLVIFCGHLFTEWATNLLVFLIERNFLLKKKVLYFLFALKKSVRIVVWLALILVAWVLLINRGARRTRRESDILNKITRGIVSTLVGAVMWMVKTTLVKIVASNFHVKTYFDRIQESIFHQYILQALSGSPVWDSASESYRSSGRLSFKKGVEQKGEQVINVDKLYKIKREKVSAWTMGGLMNVIRNSDLLTMSDILDESVEQGGGGTVMITTEVEARAAANAIFKRVAKQGHKFIEEDDILRYMPKEEVDNVFPLFEGAAESRRIKKSAFRNWVVKAHNERKCLAVSLKDAKTAIEELNKIASCIVLVVIVIVWILLMEIATTSILVFMSSQMLLVVFMFGNTAKTLFEAMIFVFVVHPFDVGDRCVIDGVQMVVDEMNILTTIFLKGNNEKLYYPNAILATKAISNYNRSPEMMGDAVEFAVDFSTSVESLASLRAKIKGKPSKKLDVLETDSHGRFTNAVTYGPNSSAKIFGE, encoded by the exons atggaaagtgagataTCATTGGGTGGAAAGGGCGGAAATTTGGATGTCGTTTTGGAGATTCACTCTCCCAAACCAGACGACGAAAATTCCAAAGACAATGGCGATTCCGAATCCGATATTCAGATGAAAATGAACTTATTCAACACCGCCGCCGCAGCtccggctccggctccggctcCAGCTCCATCTCCAGACTCCAAGCCGCCGATTGCGCCGGACATGCGCCGGAGACCGATCACTCAATCGGCTTACTCGAAGCCGAAATCACGAATCGCCGAGCCGCCGTTCCCGAGCAGCTTGAAGCCTTCTCCTTCGCCAAAACCAACTCCAAAAACGTCCGCGCCAATCACGCCGCGGACGCCCCTTATGGCCTCGAtggacgatgatgatgatgatgatgacattGACAACAACGATGATGACGACGTGTACAACACGGACGTCCTCAAGCCCCAGGCCGCAAGGCGGGGCAGGAAGTGGAAGGCCGTGCTCATTCTAGAATGGATTGCATTCGTGAGCATCACAGCTCTGCTGATCCTGAGCAAGACGATAAGGATTCTCGACGAGGAGGTGGAGATATGGAGCCTGCAGCTCTGGAAATGGTGCGTGCTGGTGCTGGTGATATTCTGCGGCCACCTCTTCACCGAGTGGGCGACCAACCTCCTCGTCTTCCTCATCGAGCGGAACTTCCTGCTCAAGAAGAAGGTGCTCTACTTCCTCTTCGCCCTCAAGAAGAGCGTGCGCATTGTCGTCTGGCTTGCCCTCATCCTCGTGGCGTGGGTGCTCCTCATCAACCGGGGGGCCAGGCGGACGAGGAGGGAATCCGACATCCTGAACAAGATCACCAGAGGGATCGTGTCCACTCTGGTGGGCGCGGTCATGTGGATGGTTAAGACAACGTTGGTTAAGATAGTCGCTTCCAATTTTCATGTCAAGACCTATTTCGATAGGATTCAGGAGTCCATTTTCCACCAATACATACTTCAGGCTCTATCGGGGAGTCCTGTCTGGGATAGTGCGAGTGAGAGTTACAGGAGCAGCGGGCGGTTGAGTTTTAAGAAGGGAGTGGAGCAGAAAGGGGAGCAAGTGATTAATGTGGATAAGCTGTATAAGATTAAGAGGGAGAAGGTTTCTGCTTGGACTATGGGCGGGCTGATGAATGTGATCAGGAACTCGGACTTGCTTACCATGTCCGACATTCTTGATGAGAGTGTCGAGCAGGGGGGAGGAGGTACGGTGATGATCACGACCGAGGTTGAGGCCAGGGCGGCTGCGAATGCCATATTCAAGAGAGTGGCCAAGCAAGGACACAA ATTCATTGAAGAAGACGACATCCTTCGTTACATGCCTAAGGAGGAAGTTGATAACGTTTTCCCACTGTTCGAAGGGGCTGCAGAGTCGAGAAGGATCAAGAAATCGGCCTTTCGAAATTGGGTG GTGAAGGCTCATAATGAGAGAAAATGCCTAGCCGTGTCTCTGAAAGACGCGAAAACAGCAATAGAGGAGCTAAACAAGATCGCTTCATGCATTGTGCTGGTTGTGATTGTTATAGTCTGGATACTTCTGATGGAGATTGCCACCACCTCCATTCTAGTCTTCATGTCGTCTCAGATGTTGCTCGTAGTGTTCATGTTTGGGAACACAGCCAAAACATTGTTCGAAGCCATGATCTTCGTGTTTGTGGTGCACCCCTTTGATGTTGGTGATCGCTGTGTCATTGATGGCGTGCAG ATGGTTGTGGATGAAATGAATATCTTGACAACAATATTTCTCAAAGGCAACAATGAAAAGCTGTACTATCCTAATGCAATCTTGGCTACCAAAGCAATCAGCAACTATAACCGGAGCCCGGAGATGATGGGTGATGCAGTCGAGTTTGCTGTCGATTTCTCCACTTCGGTTGAGAGCTTAGCATCCTTGAGGGCTAAAATTAAAGG GAAGCCTAGCAAGAAGCTTGATGTCCTGGAAACTGATAGCCATGGCAGATTCACTAATGCTGTAACTTATGGACCCAATTCTTCTGCTAAG ATATTTGGAGAGTAA